From one Humulus lupulus chromosome 8, drHumLupu1.1, whole genome shotgun sequence genomic stretch:
- the LOC133795609 gene encoding uncharacterized protein LOC133795609, with translation MTKWCEFHSDHGHTTTECITLKFEVAGLLHRGQLHNFLSDKGKATIAEGDKRQENPPEPPQNARTVNVISGGSEVSGITYSTDKCHAREPVNNQGMPRKPETVAGQTICFVNNEATDLLNPHHDALVISLYIANCVY, from the coding sequence ATGACTAAATGGTGTGAATTTCATAGCGATCACGGACACACCACAACTGAATGTATAACACTCAAGTTTGAAGTTGCAGGACTCCTTCACCGAGGACAACTACACAATTTCCTTTCTGATAAAGGCAAAGCAACCATAGCAGAAGGGGACAAAAGACAAGAAAATCCACCTGAACCCCCTCAAAATGCAAGGACCGTAAATGTGATTTCAGGAGGATCAGAAGTTAGTGGTATTACGTATTCAACAGATAAATGTCATGCACGTGAACCCGTCAACAACCAAGGAATGCCTAGAAAGCCAGAAACAGTCGCTGGACAAACCATCTGCTTTGTCAATAATGAAGCCACAGATTTGCTTAACCCTCATCACGATGCTTTAGTCATTTCATTATATATTGCAAATTGTGTTTATTAA